A portion of the Maylandia zebra isolate NMK-2024a linkage group LG9, Mzebra_GT3a, whole genome shotgun sequence genome contains these proteins:
- the LOC143420382 gene encoding uncharacterized protein LOC143420382 gives MSSTQEDQHGARSQRSQEADQPHRTKGEKKYSCDDCGKSFTQSGSLKAHQLIHSGVKAYSCDECGKSFSWKGSLKKHQLVHSGVKAYSCDECGKDFLRKASLQNHQVIHTGERPFSCDECGHTFSRKNALKKHQLIHSGVKAYSCDQCGRAFTQRSNLQNHLVTHSGIKTYSCDICGKSFSLKQSLNTHLRIHTRHDVYSCQQCGKEFAKHTLLKRHMFTHSEELPYKCDLCENTFKSPHYLRQHQQIHTRKRLYKCSYCEKQSDTDGSNSQPCRHCGGGKDFRCDLCGKTFSHSNTLKLHQRRHTGDKMNYCKECGKGFTTKRDLKRHELFHSGVKKHLCDQCGSSFTTRGELKTHKRVHTGEKPYKCRHCDKSFPQSGDCNRHERTHMEGNYSCDQCDKSFKNFSSYSTHKRSHVTNKLFHCYQCAKIFTTLSALCKHQRDHAGLKSLSSR, from the exons gaccaacatggagcgagaagtcagcgctctcaggaggccgaccaacCTCACAGAACAAAGGGGGAGAAGAAATACAGCTGTGATgactgtggaaagtcttttacccagtctGGAAGCTTAAAAGCACACCAGCTCATCCAtagtggagttaaagcatacagctgtgacgagtgtggaaaGAGTTTTTCCTGGAAGGGTAgtctaaaaaaacaccaactcgtccacagtggagttaaagcgtacagctgtgacgagtgtgggaaggattttCTTAGGAAGGCTTCACTACAAAaccatcaggtcatccacactggagagagaccgttcagctgtgacgagtgtggacACACTTTTTCTCGGAAGAATGctctaaaaaaacaccaactcatccacagtggagttaaagcgtacagctgtgatcagtgtggcagagcttttactcagcGTAGTAACTTACAGaatcatctagttacccactctggaattaaaacatacagctgtgacatttgtGGAAAATCTTTCAGCCTGAAACAGAGCCtaaatacacacctacgcattcacaccagacatgatgtgtacagCTGTCAACAGTGTGGCAAAGAGTTTGCTAAACACACACTATTAAAAcgccacatgtttacccactCTGAGGAACTaccttataaatgtgacctgtgtgagaatacttttaaatctccacattacctgagacaacaccaacagatccacaccagaaagagactctataagtgcagttactgtgag aagcagagcgacacagatggatccaattctcaaccctgtcgtcactgtggtggtgggaaagactttcgttgtgacctttgtggaaaaactttcagtcattCAAACACTCTAAAactacatcaacgtagacacactggagacaaaatgaactactgcaaagaatgtgggaaaGGCTTCACCACAAAACGTGACTTAAAACGACACGAACTCTTTCACAGTGGggtcaaaaagcatctctgtgatcagtgtgggtcatccttcaccactagAGGTgagcttaaaacacacaaacgcgtccacacaggagagaaaccatacaagtgcagacactgtgacaaaagctttCCACAATCAGGTGATTGTAACAGGCATGAACggacacacatggaaggaaactacagctgtgaccagtgtgacaagagcttcaagAATTTCAGTTCATACTCcacacacaaacgatcccacgttactaataaactgtttcactgttaccaatgtgccaaaATATTCACcacattgtctgctctgtgcaaacatcagcgtgatCATGCAGGACTGAAATCACTCTCATCACGGTGA